The sequence below is a genomic window from Sneathiella marina.
GTCTTGGTGAACAGACACCAGATATTACGAATGCGTCACGTCGTATTAAGAAATCTGAAGTCGAGAAATGCGCAGCCGCGGGTGTCACGGATATCACTGAAGTCAAAGTCGGATTTGACGGTATCGTTCTTGCCAATTCTAAAGCCGCAGCTCCAGTTGAGCTGAGCAAAAAACAGGTTTTCATGGCGCTTGCGAAGCAGGTTCCTGTAAATGGCGAGCTTGTCGACAACCCTTACAAAACTTGGAAAGATATCGACCCGTCCTTGCCCGATACAAGAATTGAGGTCTTGGGCCCTCCACCAACCAGTGGAACTCGGGACGCTTTTGTTGAGCTCGCCATGGAAGGCGGCGCGAAGAAATTTGACATGCTAAAAGCGCTCCGCAAATCAGATAAAAAAGCGTTTAAAGCTATTGCTCATACGGTTCGTGAAGACGGTGCATTTATAGAAGCTGGTGAAAATGACAATCTGATCGTCAATAAACTGGTTGCTAATCCAGCAGCTCTTGGAATATTCGGATTTAGCTTTCTTGATCAGAATGCTGACCGTATTCAGGGGGGTGTCATCGGGGGTGTGGCTCCCACTTTCGAAAATATCTCAAGTGGTGACTATGGAATTTCCCGTTCGCTTTATTTCTACGTTAAAAATGCGCATGTGGGGAAAACGCCTGGCCTTCAAGAATTCATTGTAGAATTTACCAGTGAAGATGCTTTCGGTGAGTATGGTTATCTAACGGACAAGGGTTTGATCCCGCTGTCTGCAGAAGATCGTGAAAAAATCCGGAATGATGCGACATCTTTAACGAACCTAAAAATGATGTAAAACCGATTTGCTGGCGGATATTTAATATTCGCCAGCACTTTATTCCTTTTACCCACTTTTCCTGAGACCGCCAAAATGAGCCTGTTTCCTCTTCTGATCGTTCTGCTGCTGATGTGTTCAGTCGGATACTGGTACGGATCAAAAAAAGCTCTTAGCGGTGTTAAGGGAAGTTCAAAATTTATCACATCCCGTCCACAGCAATTCGGAATTTATGTGGTCGTTTGGGGCCTATTGCCACCAGTTCTTCTCGGTGTAATTTGGACCGTCGTTCATACCGCAGGGCTTGACAGATCTTCCCCCTTAGTTGAAGCGGTGGACCAGACCGTGTTTCCAGTCGCCATCATGATTGCTGCAGCAGCTAGTCTGTATCTGGCGGTTGCTCGGATTAATCCAGATCTCCGGGTCAGGAAGACACTGGAATATGTTGTTTATGCCGTCCTTATTCTCGCATCCCTGTTATCAATCCTGACAACTGTTGGCATTATTGTCTCCTTACTTTTTGAGACAATTCAGTTTTTTGGTAAAGTGCCATTGTCTGAGTTTTTTTTCGGGCTTAACTGGAGCCCGCAAACCGCATTACGTGATGATCAAGTTGGATCGTCAGGCGCGTTCGGGTCCATTCCCCTGTTTGCCGGCACCATGCTGATTACCTTTATCGCCATGTGTGTCGCTGTTCCTTTAGGGTTGCTAAGTGCCGTTTACATGACGGAATATGCCTCAAATCGTTTCCGGGCTGTCGTCAAACCTATCCTTGAGATTCTCGCTGGCATACCAACTGTTGTTTATGGATTTTTCGCGGCATTAACCGTTGGTGTTTTCTTTCGCGATGTGGGTGAGTCCATTGGATTGCAAGTTGCATCTGAAAGCGCGCTGGCGGCCGGTGTCGTCATGGGAATGATGATAATACCGTTCGTTTCTTCTCTGAGCGATGACATCATAATGGCCGTCCCTCAAAGTTTGCGAGATGGGTCATACGGCTTAGGTGCCACCAAATCCGAAACAGTTCGAAACGTAATATTGCCGGCGGCCCTTCCGGGGATTGTCGGTGCGGTCTTACTGGCCGTCAGTCGGGCGATTGGCGAAACAATGATTGTTGTTATGGCAGCAGGCTTTGCCGCAAATTTAACGGCAAATCCGCTGGAATCCGTAACTACGGTAACTGTCCAGATCGTTGGTCTCTTAGTTGGCGATCAGGAATTCGATAGCGCAAAAACGCTTGCTGCGTTCGCGCTGGCGCTAACGCTATTTATTGTCACTTTATGCTTAAACGTGATCGCCTTGATGGTGGTGCGAAAATATCGAGAGAAATATGACTGACATGTCACCATCGGAAAGGCCTAAAGGCTGGGCTTCAGAAGAGTTTGTGAACAATCTCGCGAAAC
It includes:
- a CDS encoding substrate-binding domain-containing protein, translated to MLKKTLGLAIIASVAFAGQAYARDQIQIVGSSTVFPFATTVAEEFGSKGQFKTPVVESTGSGGGLKLFCAGLGEQTPDITNASRRIKKSEVEKCAAAGVTDITEVKVGFDGIVLANSKAAAPVELSKKQVFMALAKQVPVNGELVDNPYKTWKDIDPSLPDTRIEVLGPPPTSGTRDAFVELAMEGGAKKFDMLKALRKSDKKAFKAIAHTVREDGAFIEAGENDNLIVNKLVANPAALGIFGFSFLDQNADRIQGGVIGGVAPTFENISSGDYGISRSLYFYVKNAHVGKTPGLQEFIVEFTSEDAFGEYGYLTDKGLIPLSAEDREKIRNDATSLTNLKMM
- the pstC gene encoding phosphate ABC transporter permease subunit PstC, with translation MSLFPLLIVLLLMCSVGYWYGSKKALSGVKGSSKFITSRPQQFGIYVVVWGLLPPVLLGVIWTVVHTAGLDRSSPLVEAVDQTVFPVAIMIAAAASLYLAVARINPDLRVRKTLEYVVYAVLILASLLSILTTVGIIVSLLFETIQFFGKVPLSEFFFGLNWSPQTALRDDQVGSSGAFGSIPLFAGTMLITFIAMCVAVPLGLLSAVYMTEYASNRFRAVVKPILEILAGIPTVVYGFFAALTVGVFFRDVGESIGLQVASESALAAGVVMGMMIIPFVSSLSDDIIMAVPQSLRDGSYGLGATKSETVRNVILPAALPGIVGAVLLAVSRAIGETMIVVMAAGFAANLTANPLESVTTVTVQIVGLLVGDQEFDSAKTLAAFALALTLFIVTLCLNVIALMVVRKYREKYD